One Mycolicibacterium sp. ND9-15 genomic window, ACGGGCTCGCGGCCGAGCGCGAGTTGCCGATCATCAAGCGCATCGCGATCGGGTCACTGCGCAACAAGCTGGTCTTCATCCTGCCGGCGGCGCTGCTGCTCAGCCAGTTCATACCGTGGTTGCTGACGCCGCTGCTGATGCTCGGCGCGACCTACCTGAGCTACGAGGGCGCCGAGAAGGTCGTGGCGAGATTTCGTAGAAATGCGAGCCACCACCACCCCGCACCCGTCGCCGGGTCGGGTGAGGACGCCGAGAAGTTCATGGTCACCGGAGCCGTCCGCACCGATTTCATCCTGTCGGCCGAGATCATGGTGATCGCGCTGAACGAGGTGGCCGACCAGTCGTTCTGGCCGCGGCTGATCATCCTCGTCATCGTGGCGGTCGTGATCACGATCGCGGTGTACGGCGTCGTCGCCGGCATCGTGAAGATGGACGACATCGGGCTCGGCCTCGCGCAACGTAGTTCGAGGTTCGCACAGAAGATCGGCCGCGGCCTGGTGGCCGGGATGCCGAAGCTGCTTACGGCGCTCTCCACGGTCGGCACGGTCGCGATGCTGTGGGTCGGCGGCCACATCCTGCTCGTCGGAAGCAACGAGCTGGGCTGGCACCTGCCGTACAGCCTGGTCCACCACCTCGAGGAACTCGTTTACCATGCCGTCGGCGGTATCGGCGGTGTGCTGGCGTGGCTGGTCAACACCGCCGCGTCGGCGCTCATCGGTCTGGTGGTCGGCGCGATCGTCCTCGCGGCGATCCACGTGCTGCCGTTCGGCCGCCGCGCCAAGAAGCACGCGGCCCACTGACCGGTGGGCTTCAGATACCGACCGTGACCCGAAACAGCGTCGTCGGCTGCGTCGCCGCGAGGCGGATCGGACCCTCGTCGGCCGACACCCACGCCGCCGACCCGCGATCCAGCGTCACCGACCCGCCTTTGGCGTGCACGACGGTCGAGCCTTCGGTGCACAGCAGTATCTGCGGGCCGTCGTGCCGCGTGGGCGCGTCGATCTCGTGCCCGATCCGGTCGCCGTCGATGTGCAGCACCGAGACCGAGAACTCCTGCGCCGGTGTGTGGTACACCGACTCGATGCTGTCCTCGACGTGCTCGGGCCGGACCACCACGTCCTCCGCGGGCGTGAAGTCGAGCACACGCAACAACTCCGGCACATCGACGTGCTTGGGGGTGAGCCCGCCACGTAATACGTTGTCGGAGTTGGCCATTACTTCCACCCCCACACCGCTGAGATAGGTGTGCAGGTTGCCTGCCGACAGGTAGATACCTTCGCCGGGGCTCAGGGTGATGCGGTTGAGCAGCAGCGAAGCCAGTACACCAGCATCGCCGGGATACCGTTCGCCGAGCTCCAACACGGTCTTGGCTTCGGCCGCGAATTCGCTTCTACCCGAACAAACATAGTGGATCGCCCCGTCGATCACCGCCGGCACCACTACGTCGAGGTCGGGTTGCGGCGCGGTGATCCAGGTGGTGAACAGCGCACGCAGCCCGTCGCCGTCGGGTTGCCCGGAGAGCAAGTTGACGAACGGGTCGAGATCGCTGACCGCGAGCGCACGCATCAACTCGATGGTCCGGGCGACGGGCCGGAAGCCGGCTAACGCCTCGAAAGTACTCAACGCGACGATCAATTCAGGCTTGTGACTGGGATCGCGGTAGTTGCGGTTCGGCGCCGACACCGGGATGCCCAGCCTGTTCTCCCGGTCGAAACCCTCGATCGCCTGCTCGGCGCTGGGGTGCGCCTGCAGGGACAGCGGCTCGTCGGCGGCCAGGACCTTGACCAGAAACGGCAGCATGTCATCGAAGCGCCCACAGACCGTCGATCCCAACTGCCCCTCGGGATCGTCTCGCAGCGCGTCGAGCAGCGAGCGTTCCCCATCCTCGCACTCGAGCGTGGCGGGGTCGCCGGGATGCGCACCGAACCACAGCTCCGCTTCGGGATGTGGTGTCGGACTTGGCCTTCCGGTGAACTCGGCAATGTCCGTGCGCGAACCCCAGGCGTAGGTCCGCACCGCTCCGCGTAGCAAGTGCACTTGGCTAACCTCGAACTAGTTTCAGATATACGGCGGTCATCTCGAGGCGGAGCGCCAGCATGGCCAACTGTTGTTCCAGGCGTCCCGCCGACGCCGGCGCATCGGGCACCGCCGCCGCCTCCGGCAGTTCCGGCACGTCCTGGGCACTGATCACGTCGACGTCGTCCATGCCCGCGGCTCGGGCGACGACGAACGGCCGCTCCGCATCGGTGGTCAGCACGAACGTCTGCACCCGCCGGGGAAGTGGACCGTCGAGCTGTTCGTCATGGAAGATCGACCGCTCCCGGTCGGCCGCCGACGCGCCACCCATGCCGTCGCGCAGCGCCACCAGCGCATCGGCGAAGCCGACCGCGGCGACCACCTGGCGGGCTGTACGCAACAGTACCGCCGCACAGTGCCGAGCCAGCGTGAGCGTCGCCGCGCTGTCACCGGCCAGCACGACCTCGCGGCCGGACATCTGCTCGGCCAGCGCCTTGGCCGGATTGGTGAACAGCTCCCGGCCCGCGCTGTTGCGAAGTGCCTCGGCGTCGAGTTCGTCGGCCAGAGCCGCGAGGTCGACGTGCACGGCCGGATCGACGACCTTCAGCGTCGCCAGACCGGCGGCGAGGTAGCGCACGAAGCCGAACTCGTCGGGCACCTGCATTCGGGGCGGCAGCACCGCGGCCCTCCCGGCCGCGACGTCGCGCAGCGGGCCCTCGTAGGGGGCGGCGACGACCACCCGCGCGCCGCGACGCACCCCGGCGGCGGCGGCGTTCACCAGGGCCGGATCACCCGGGTCGTCACCCGCGACGATCAGCACGTCCAGCGGCCCGATCCACGGCGGCGCCTCGGGCGCGAGGACGACGGGTGCGGCCACCGAGGCGCCCCAGGCCGAGGCGAGCAGCGCTCCGGCCGTCTCCGCACTGCCGCGGCCGGCAACCCAGATCAGCGTCCGGGGTACTCCGTCGGCCCGCAACGATTCGAGGTCGCCCTCGTCGAGCGCGGCGGCGGTGGCGCGCACCTGGGCACCGGCCATCGCGGCGGCGCGGAGCAGGCCATCGCGGTCGGCGGTCTGCAAACCGTCGACGTCGTCGAGGTTCACGACCGCAGCCGAGGACGGCGGGACCGCGCTCATGTAGCCGCCTCGGCGCCGGCGGTGATCTGGGAGGCGACCTCTGCGACGATCTCGTCGACCTCCTCGGTGCTGCGGGCTTCGACGTTGAGCCGCAGCAACGGTTCGGTGTTGGACATCCGCAGGTTGAACCAGACGCCGTCGCCCAGGTCGACGGTGACACCGTCGAGGTGGTCGATCGAGTGGATCCGGGCGCCGAATGCCTTGAGCACGTCGTCCACACACTTCTCGGCGTCGGTGACCGTGAAGTTGATCTCCCCGGATGCCTCGTAGCGCTGATAGTCGGCCATCATCTCCGACAGCGGCCGGTGTTGTTCGCCGAGCGCGGCCAGCACGTGCAGCGCGGCCAGCAGGCCGGAGTCCGCGCCCCAGAAGTCACGGAAGTAATAGTGCGCCGAGTGTTCGCCGCCGAAGATCGCACCGGTATCGGCCATCAGCGCCTTGATATAGGAATGCCCGACGCGGCTGCGTACCGGCGTACCGCCCCGTTCGGTCACCAGTTCCGGCACTGCCCGTGAGGTGATCAGGTTGTAGATAACCGTGGCGCCGATCTCCCTACCGAGTTCCCGCGCGGCGACCAACGCGGTCACCGCTGACGGCGAAACCGGATGCCCCTTCTCGTCGACGACGAAACACCGGTCGGCGTCACCGTCGAAGGCCAGCCCGATATCGGCGCCGGCGTGCACAACATGGGCCTGCAGGTCGGTCAGGTTGGCCGGGTCCAGCGGGTTGGCCTCGTGGTTGGGGAACGTGCCGTCGAGTTCGAAGTACAGCGGCGACAGGGTGACCGCGGAGATCGGACCCAGCACCGCGGGGGTGGTGTGGCCGGCCATGCCGTTGCCCGCATCGACGGCGACCTTCAACGGCCGCAGGTCCGCCAGGCTCACCAGCGAGCGAAGGAACTCGCCGTACTCGGTGAGCACATCGCGGTCGCTGATCGTGCCGCGCGCACCGTCGTGGCCGGGGACCCCGGCGATGACCTCGTCGGCGATGGCGGACAGGCCGGTGTCCTTGCCGACCGGTTTGGCACCGGCCCGGCACAGCTTGATGCCGTTGTAGGCCGCCGGGTTGTGGCTCGCGGTGAACATCGCACCGGGACAGTCCAGAAACCCGGACGCGAAGTACAGCTGGTCGGTCGAGGCGAGCCCGATCCGCACCACGTCGAGGCCCTGCGCGGTCACCCCTTCGGCGAAGGCCGCCGCCAGCACCGGCGAACTGGCCCGCATGTCGTAACCGATCACGACCTGCGAGGCGCTGGGCCGCACGAGGCGGGCGAAGGCACCTCCGACGTCGGCGACGAACCGCTCGTCGAGTTCCTCTCCGACCAGCCCGCGCACGTCATAGGCCTTGATGACGCGATGAACCGCCGCAGCGGGCCGGGACTGCGATGTGGGGGCACCTCCCGCCCGAAGGGTAGGGGGACGCTCGCGCGAAGAGCGCACGGAAAGGACTCCTTGTGACACGGACTACTTGTGGCGCCAGCCTAGCCGTCCCGATTGACGTGCACTCGGACTAGTCGGTGGGGTCGGGCAGCACCCGCAGATGACCCCGACGACGACCGTTGGACTCCGGCCGCCTGGCCGGCGGCGCCATCAGCGACCCCCCGTGCGCGCCGGTGACGGGATCGGAGAAACCGGTCGCCATCCTGTTGATCGGCGGCGGGGCGTCATATCCTTCGCGAACCGCGTCCGCTAGCGCGACGAGATCGTCGTCGTCGGGATACGCGGGCAACGGCCCCGCGTGCCGAACCAGTTCCCAGCCGCGAGGTGCCGTCACGCGACCGGCGTGCACCACACACAGGTCCCACGAGTGCGGTTCGGCGACAGTGGCCAGCGGGCCGACGACCGCCGTCGAGTCGGCGTAGACGAATGTCAGCGTCGCGACCGCATAGTGCGGACACCCGGGCCGGCAACAGCGACGGGGAACGTTCACAGCGGAAGGCTATCGTGGCCGCACTCCGCGCGCCGCCGGACACGCGCAGCCTGCCGACGGCCGATCTCGAACCGTTACGATCGCTTTCATCGCGCACGAGAGGAGCATCGAAGCGGTGGCCAAGCGTGGACACCTGCGCGCACGCCGGGGCCGCGAGATGCGCGGGCCGTTACTTCCCCCCACGGTCCCGGGTTGGCGCAGTCGCGCCGAGCGGTTCGACATGGCGGTGCTCGAGGCATACGAGCCGATCGAGCGGCGCTGGCAGGACCGGCTCACGGCGCTGGATGTGGCCGTCGACGAGATACCCCGCATCGCCCCGAAGGATCCCCACAGCGTGCAGTGGCCGCCGGAGGTGATCGCCGACGGGCCGATCGTGCTGGCCCGGCTGATCCCGGCTGGTGTCGACGTCAGGGGCAACGCCACCCGGGCGCGAATTGTTCTGTTTCGCAAGCCAATCGAGCGACGGGCGAAGGACACCATCGAACTCGAGGAACTGCTGCATGAAATCCTGGTGGCTCAGGTCGCCACGTACCTGGGCGTCGAGCCTTCGGTCATCGACCCGACGATCGACGACGACTGACCGCGCAGGTCAGATGATTCCGCGCTTGAGGCGGCGACGCTCGCGTTCGGAGAGGCCGCCCCAGATGCCGAAACGCTCGTCATTTGCCAACGCGTACTCGAGGCACGCGTCGCGCACCTCGCAGCCCTGGCAGATGCGCTTGGCTTCGCGTGTCGAGCCACCCTTCTCGGGGAAGAATGCCTCGGGGTCGGTCTGAGCGCACAGCGCGCGCTCCTGCCACAGGTCGTCCTCTGGCGTCAGTGCCGGCACAACATCAATCGGATCTGGCACCAGAGTCAACTGGGGACGCCGTGGCGTCTCAATCGGTGCCAGTTCCGGATCGGTGTGCGGCGCGCTGCCTACTGAGCCGAAGAATCGGTTGTCGAACGGAACGATGCGATCGAAATCGCCGTACTCAAAAGACATCTTGCCTCCTCACCTGGTCTCGTGGATCCCCTATAAGCGCCCCGCGAATCTGTAGGGCACTTCCAATTCGAACAAGTGATCGAATCTCGGTCTGCGGCACCGAAACCGGATGGCCTACCGGGAAATGACACTGGTGTGATTACACACGCGTTAGCTGCCCCGGTCAAGCGTTGGAACAGGAATTCATACCATTCCGTGATCGAAATGCGGCGAGTCGTGACCTCGGCGTGTCTGTCACATCCCCGGCCGCGGTCCTCCTGCCCGAACCGAATCCTGCTGGACGGCCTACTCTCGGTCGATGTGAAGGTCACGGTACTGGTCGGCGGCGTGGGCGGCGCCCGCTTCCTGCTTGGCGTACAACATCTCTTGAAGCTGGGGCGATTCCACACGGCGAAAGATGCTGCTGGGACTGATGATACTGCTGAGCATGAACTGACTGCTGTGGTCAATGTCGGCGACGACGCGTGGATGTTCGGCGTGCGCATCTGTCCGGACCTCGACACCTGCATGTACACCCTCGGCGGCGGTATCGACCCCGACCGCGGCTGGGGACATCGGGACGAAACCTGGCATGCGAGGGAGGAACTCGCGGCCTACGGCGTGCAACCCGACTGGTTCGGACTCGGCGACCGGGATTTGGCGACGCACCTGGTGCGCAGTCAGATGCTGCGTGCCG contains:
- a CDS encoding DUF3499 domain-containing protein, whose amino-acid sequence is MNVPRRCCRPGCPHYAVATLTFVYADSTAVVGPLATVAEPHSWDLCVVHAGRVTAPRGWELVRHAGPLPAYPDDDDLVALADAVREGYDAPPPINRMATGFSDPVTGAHGGSLMAPPARRPESNGRRRGHLRVLPDPTD
- a CDS encoding DUF808 domain-containing protein, with amino-acid sequence MSAGLFGLLDDVAVLARMAAASVDDIGAATGRATAKAAGVVVDDTAVTPQYVHGLAAERELPIIKRIAIGSLRNKLVFILPAALLLSQFIPWLLTPLLMLGATYLSYEGAEKVVARFRRNASHHHPAPVAGSGEDAEKFMVTGAVRTDFILSAEIMVIALNEVADQSFWPRLIILVIVAVVITIAVYGVVAGIVKMDDIGLGLAQRSSRFAQKIGRGLVAGMPKLLTALSTVGTVAMLWVGGHILLVGSNELGWHLPYSLVHHLEELVYHAVGGIGGVLAWLVNTAASALIGLVVGAIVLAAIHVLPFGRRAKKHAAH
- a CDS encoding TobH protein; this translates as MSAVPPSSAAVVNLDDVDGLQTADRDGLLRAAAMAGAQVRATAAALDEGDLESLRADGVPRTLIWVAGRGSAETAGALLASAWGASVAAPVVLAPEAPPWIGPLDVLIVAGDDPGDPALVNAAAAGVRRGARVVVAAPYEGPLRDVAAGRAAVLPPRMQVPDEFGFVRYLAAGLATLKVVDPAVHVDLAALADELDAEALRNSAGRELFTNPAKALAEQMSGREVVLAGDSAATLTLARHCAAVLLRTARQVVAAVGFADALVALRDGMGGASAADRERSIFHDEQLDGPLPRRVQTFVLTTDAERPFVVARAAGMDDVDVISAQDVPELPEAAAVPDAPASAGRLEQQLAMLALRLEMTAVYLKLVRG
- a CDS encoding WhiB family transcriptional regulator; amino-acid sequence: MVPDPIDVVPALTPEDDLWQERALCAQTDPEAFFPEKGGSTREAKRICQGCEVRDACLEYALANDERFGIWGGLSERERRRLKRGII
- the manA gene encoding mannose-6-phosphate isomerase, class I, with the translated sequence MHLLRGAVRTYAWGSRTDIAEFTGRPSPTPHPEAELWFGAHPGDPATLECEDGERSLLDALRDDPEGQLGSTVCGRFDDMLPFLVKVLAADEPLSLQAHPSAEQAIEGFDRENRLGIPVSAPNRNYRDPSHKPELIVALSTFEALAGFRPVARTIELMRALAVSDLDPFVNLLSGQPDGDGLRALFTTWITAPQPDLDVVVPAVIDGAIHYVCSGRSEFAAEAKTVLELGERYPGDAGVLASLLLNRITLSPGEGIYLSAGNLHTYLSGVGVEVMANSDNVLRGGLTPKHVDVPELLRVLDFTPAEDVVVRPEHVEDSIESVYHTPAQEFSVSVLHIDGDRIGHEIDAPTRHDGPQILLCTEGSTVVHAKGGSVTLDRGSAAWVSADEGPIRLAATQPTTLFRVTVGI
- a CDS encoding phosphomannomutase/phosphoglucomutase; the protein is MRSSRERPPTLRAGGAPTSQSRPAAAVHRVIKAYDVRGLVGEELDERFVADVGGAFARLVRPSASQVVIGYDMRASSPVLAAAFAEGVTAQGLDVVRIGLASTDQLYFASGFLDCPGAMFTASHNPAAYNGIKLCRAGAKPVGKDTGLSAIADEVIAGVPGHDGARGTISDRDVLTEYGEFLRSLVSLADLRPLKVAVDAGNGMAGHTTPAVLGPISAVTLSPLYFELDGTFPNHEANPLDPANLTDLQAHVVHAGADIGLAFDGDADRCFVVDEKGHPVSPSAVTALVAARELGREIGATVIYNLITSRAVPELVTERGGTPVRSRVGHSYIKALMADTGAIFGGEHSAHYYFRDFWGADSGLLAALHVLAALGEQHRPLSEMMADYQRYEASGEINFTVTDAEKCVDDVLKAFGARIHSIDHLDGVTVDLGDGVWFNLRMSNTEPLLRLNVEARSTEEVDEIVAEVASQITAGAEAAT
- a CDS encoding metallopeptidase family protein, encoding MRGPLLPPTVPGWRSRAERFDMAVLEAYEPIERRWQDRLTALDVAVDEIPRIAPKDPHSVQWPPEVIADGPIVLARLIPAGVDVRGNATRARIVLFRKPIERRAKDTIELEELLHEILVAQVATYLGVEPSVIDPTIDDD